A single genomic interval of Labrus bergylta chromosome 18, fLabBer1.1, whole genome shotgun sequence harbors:
- the stxbp5b gene encoding syntaxin-binding protein 5 isoform X3, with protein sequence MKKFYIRKVLDGLTAASSSSSSSTTQPGTPKENDVVQETLQSEHFQLCKTVRHGFPYQPSSMAFDPVQKILAVGTQTGALRLFGRAGVECYCQHESGAAVIQLQFLINEGALVSALADDSIHLWNLRQKIPAILHSLKFNRERITYCHLPFQSKWLYIGTERGNIHIVNVESFTLSGYVIMWNKAIELSTKTHPGPVVHISDNPMDEGKLLIGFECGVVVMWDLKCKKADYRYNYDEAIHSAAWHHEGKQFVCSHSDGTLTTWNIRAPAKAAQIITPHGKQPKDGKKPEPCKPILKVEYKTTRAGDPFMVLSGGLSYDTVGRRACLTVMHGKSTTVLEMDYPIVDFLTLCETPYPSDFQEPYAVVVLLEKDLVVIDLGQIGYPIFENPYPLTIHESPVTCCEYFADCPAELIPALYSVGSRQKRQGYSKKEWPISGGNWGQGTQSYPEIIITGHADGSIKFWDASALMLQVLYKLKTAKVFERTRGKEEKPSTDIVEEDPFAIQTLSWCPESRMLCVAGVSAHVIVYRFSKQEITTEVVQLLEVRMQGEFSDGDSPDPGGEQTPTLPTPGASSSPQEGELPTQPSTGSNSSDGPRDNIPCLQVRSSPLKQSPGYQVELVIQLVWVSGEPPQPITSLAINSSYGLVVFGNSSGLAVVDYLQKTLLLNMGTSDLYSPSDPYQRQPRSPRKQRQPSGALSDSNDGANPSEDRCKSPTSAKMSRKISSSHEPRPDQEERSQRWRSLTYKKRVCSVNEDTAAAEVIRKGGVCRTMSVPVLNAKDNSFTRSRSSSVTSIERESREAISSFHFCESFPRKNDSLASPCLLVGTTQGSVMMVALSMPPGGDQRLQQPVGISSCGTMASLKGGIMTMALLDAAGALLPPSYEPWYDANASDEEKEKSRRRRPATPPSSQEGQDSQFAVLCSEKQAKVLAMPSQTRLYKHNITESSFVLRADVVQMAGSNCIACFCANGHIMTLSLPSLRPLLDMNYLPLTDMRIARTFCFSNLGQALYLTSSTEIQRITYSQETCDNLQEMLSELFTPVETPEAPNRGFFKGLFGGGAQSLDREDLFGETAAGKASRSLAQHIPGPGGMEGMKGAASGVVGDLARARIALDERGQKLGELDERTAAMMASADSFSKHAHDMMLKYKDKKWYQL encoded by the exons CTTCGGCCGTGCAGGCGTGGAGTGCTACTGTCAGCATGAGAGCGGCGCTGCTGTCATCCAGCTTCAGTTCCTCATCAACGAG ggggcgctggtgAGTGCCTTAGCTGATGACAGCATCCACCTGTGGAACCTGAGGCAAAAAATCCCTGCGATTCTGCATTCTCTCAAGTTCAACAGGGAGAG AATCACGTACTGCCACCTGCCTTTCCAGAGCAAATGGCTTTACATCGGCACGGAAAGAGGAAACATCCACATCGTCAACGTGGAGTCCTTCACCCTCTCAGGCTACGTCATCATGTGGAACAAAGCCATCGAACT ATCCACAAAGACACACCCCGGGCCTGTGGTGCACATCAGTGATAACCCCATGGATGAAGGAAAG CTTCTGATTGGATTTGAGTGCGGGGTTGTGGTGATGTGGGATTTGAAGTGCAAAAAAGCTGACTACCGCTACAATTACGATGAG GCGATCCACTCAGCTGCCTGGCATCACGAGGGTAAACAGTTTGTGTGCAGCCACTCCGATGGCACGCTGACCACATGGAATATACGAGCCCCAGCCAAAGCTGCACAGATCATCACACCACATG GAAAGCAGCCTAAAGATGGAAAAAAGCCAGAGCCATGCAAGCCTATCCTAAAAGTGGAGTACAAAACAACAAGGGCGGG GGACCCATTCATGGTTCTGTCAGGAGGTCTGTCTTACGATACAGTGGGGAGGAGAGCCTGTCTGACTGTGATGCATGGTAAGAGCACTACCGTCCTGGAGATGGACTACCCCATTGTGGATTTCCTAACGCTGTGTGAAACTCCATATCCGAGCG ACTTTCAGGAACCTTATGCTGTTGTCGTCCTCCTCGAGAAGGATTTAGTTGTAATAGACCTCGGACAGATCGG GTACCCTATATTTGAAAATCCATATCCTCTGACTATCCATGAGTCACCGGTGACCTGCTGTGAGTACTTTGCCGACTGCCCTGCTGAACTCATTCCTGCACTTTACTCAGTCGGCAGCCGGCAAAAGAGACAAGGCTACAGTAAGAAG gAATGGCCCATTAGTGGAGGAAACTGGGGCCAAGGCACTCAGAGttatcctgagataataatCACCGG ACATGCTGACGGGTCGATCAAATTCTGGGATGCTTCTGCAT tAATGCTTCAAGTGCTGTACAAGCTAAAGACTGCCAAGGTGTTTGAAAGGACTCGAGGTAAGGAGGAGAAGCCAAGTACGGATATCGTAGAAGAGGACCCGTTTGCGATCCAGACCTTGTCCTGGTGCCCAGAGAGCAGGATGCTCTGTGTGGCCGGTGTGTCCGCCCATGTTATCGTCTACAGGTTTAGCAAACAAGAGATCACCACTGAAGTTGTGCAG CTTTTGGAGGTGCGGATGCAGGGTGAGTTCAGCGACGGGGACTCCCCGGATCCAGGAGGGGAGCAGACTCCCACCCTTCCCACCCCAGGAGCTTCCTCCAGCCCGCAGGAGGGCGAGCTTCCCACTCAGCCCTCCACCGGCAGCAACTCCTCTGACGGACCCCGCGACAATATACCATGCCTACA GGTGCGGAGCTCCCCGCTGAAACAGTCTCCGGGCTACCAGGTGGAGCTGGTGATTCAGCTGGTGTGGGTGAGCGGGGAGCCACCTCAGCCAATCACAAGCCTGGCTATCAACTCCTCTTATGGCCT TGTGGTGTTTGGAAACAGTAGTGGTCTCGCTGTGGTGGACTACCTCCAGAAAACTCTGCTCCTCAACATGGGCACATCGGATCTGTACAGCCCATCTGATCCCTACCAGAGGCAGCCTCGCTCCCCGCGTAAACAACGGCAGCCCTCTGGAG CCCTCTCTGATTCCAACGATGGGGCCAACCCCTCAGAAGATCGCTGCAAATCACCGACTTCAG CCAAGATGTCACGGAAAATTAGCTCGTCTCACGAGCCAAGGCCAGACCAGG AGGAGCGGTCCCAGCGTTGGCGCTCTCTCACATATAAGAAGCGTGTTTGTAGTGTGAACGAAGACACAGCTGCAGCGGAGGTGATCCGGAAGGGGGGCGTCTGTAGAACTATGTCAGTCCCCGTCCTCA ATGCCAAGGACAACTCATTCACCCGCTCACGTAGTTCAAGTGTAACCAGCATAGAGAGGGAATCTCGAGAGGCCATCTCTTCCTTTCACTTCTGCGAGAGTTTCCCCAGGAAGAATGACAGCCTGGCCAGCCCCTGTCTGCTGGTGGGAACCACCCAGGGCTCGGTGATGATGGTGGCCCTCAGCATGCCGCCCGGCGGAGACCAGAGGCTGCAGCAACCCGTCGGCATCTCTTCCTGCG GCACCATGGCAAGCCTCAAAGGAGGAATTATGACGATGGCCTTGTTGGACGCCGCTGGAGCTCTGCTGCCCCCTTCCTACGAGCCATGGTATGACGCGAATGCATCagatgaggagaaggagaagagccGGAGGCGCAGGCCAGCCACCCCTCCCTCGTCACAAGAGGGTCAGGATTCCCAGTTTGCCGTGCTGTGTTCAGAGAAACAGGCCAAAGTGCTGGCTATGCCCTCGCAGACCCGACtctacaaacacaacatcacaGAGTCCTCCTTTGTGCTGAGGGCCGATGTGGTGCAGATGGCCGGATCGAACTGCATCGCATGTTTCTGTGCTAACGGACACATCATGACTCTCAG TTTGCCCAGTCTACGGCCTCTGCTAGACATGAACTACCTGCCGCTGACAGATATGAGGATAGCCAGAACGTTCTGCTTCTCTAACCTGGGTCAGGCCCTGTACCTAACCTCCTCCACCGAGATCCAGAGGATCACCTACAGCCAGGAGACCTGCGATAACCTGCAG GAGATGCTCAGTGAGTTATTCACTCCTGTGGAGACACCAGAGGCTCCTAACAGAGGTTTCTTCAAAGGCCTTTTCGGGGGAGGAGCTCAATCTTTGGACCGGGAGGACCTAT TTGGTGAAACAGCTGCCGGTAAGGCCTCCCGCAGCCTGGCGCAGCACATCCCCGGCCCTGGGGGCATGGAGGGCATGAAGGGTGCAGCGTCCGGGGTCGTTGGAGACCTTGCAAGAGCCCGAATAGCTTTGGACGAGAGAGGGCAGAAGCTGGGCGAGCTGGACGAGAGAACAGCAGCCATGATGGCCAGCGCAGATTCCTTCTCCAAACATGCTCATGAT ATGATGCTGAAGTACAAAGATAAGAAGTGGTACCAGCTCTGA